In Saccharomyces cerevisiae S288C chromosome V, complete sequence, one DNA window encodes the following:
- the BIM1 gene encoding microtubule-binding protein BIM1 (Microtubule plus end-tracking protein; forms a complex with Kar9p that makes up the cortical microtubule capture site and delays the exit from mitosis when the spindle is oriented abnormally; homolog of human end binding protein 1 (EB1)) has product MSAGIGESRTELLTWLNGLLNLNYKKIEECGTGAAYCQIMDSIYGDLPMNRVKFNATAEYEFQTNYKILQSCFSRHGIEKTVYVDKLIRCKFQDNLEFLQWLKKHWIRHKDESVYDPDARRKYRPIITNNSATKPRTVSNPTTAKRSSSTGTGSAMSGGLATRHSSLGINGSRKTSVTQGQLVAIQAELTKSQETIGSLNEEIEQYKGTVSTLEIEREFYFNKLRDIEILVHTTQDLINEGVYKFNDETITGHGNGNGGALLRFVKKVESILYATAEGFEMNDGEDELNDKNLGEHGTVPNQGGYANSNGEVNGNEGSNHDVIMQNDEGEVGVSNNLIIDEETF; this is encoded by the coding sequence ATGAGTGCGGGTATCGGAGAATCACGTACAGAGTTGCTTACATGGTTGAATGGCCTCCTTAACTtgaattacaaaaaaattgaggaATGTGGGACGGGAGCAGCATATTGTCAAATAATGGATTCAATTTATGGAGACTTGCCGATGAACAGGGTAAAATTCAATGCCACGGCCGAATATGAGTTTCAAACCAACTATAAAATTTTACAGAGTTGCTTTAGCAGACATGGAATTGAGAAAACAGTGTACGTTGATAAGTTAATCAGATGTAAATTTCAAGATAATTTAGAGTTCTTGCAGTGGTTAAAGAAACATTGGATTCGACATAAAGATGAAAGCGTGTATGATCCAGATGCAAGGCGCAAGTATCGTCCCATTATAACGAATAATAGTGCAACCAAACCCCGTACAGTATCCAACCCTACCACTGCAAAGAGGTCATCAAGCACAGGCACTGGGAGTGCCATGTCAGGAGGATTAGCAACAAGACATTCTTCGCTGGGAATAAACGGTAGCAGAAAAACCAGTGTTACCCAAGGTCAGTTGGTAGCGATACAAGCGGAATTAACTAAATCGCAGGAAACGATCGGTTCATTGAATGAAGAGATAGAACAATACAAAGGAACAGTAAGTACTTTAGAGATTGAAAGAGAATTTTACTTCAACAAACTACGCGACATAGAAATCCTGGTCCATACCACTCAAGATTTAATAAATGAAGGTGTTTATAAATTTAATGATGAGACCATCACCGGCCATGGTAATGGAAATGGGGGAGCATTATTACGGTTCGTCAAGAAGGTGGAAAGTATTTTATATGCTACTGCAGAAGGATTTGAAATGAATGATGGTGAGGATGAATTGAATGATAAAAATCTGGGTGAACATGGAACTGTGCCGAATCAGGGCGGCTATGCGAACAGCAATGGCGAGGTCAATGGTAACGAAGGTAGTAACCATGATGTGATAATGCAGAACGACGAAGGTGAGGTTGGCGTGAGCAACAACTTGATCATCGACGAGGAAACTTTTTAA
- the AFG3 gene encoding AAA family ATPase AFG3 (Mitochondrial inner membrane m-AAA protease component; mediates degradation of misfolded or unassembled proteins; also required for correct assembly of mitochondrial enzyme complexes; involved in cytoplasmic mRNA translation and aging; expression of human homolog AFG3L2 can complement yeast yta12 afg3 double mutant), translating into MMMWQRYARGAPRSLTSLSFGKASRISTVKPVLRSRMPVHQRLQTLSGLATRNTIHRSTQIRSFHISWTRLNENRPNKEGEGKNNGNKDNNSNKEDGKDKRNEFGSLSEYFRSKEFANTMFLTIGFTIIFTLLTPSSNNSGDDSNRVLTFQDFKTKYLEKGLVSKIYVVNKFLVEAELVNTKQVVSFTIGSVDIFEEQMDQIQDLLNIPPRDRIPIKYIERSSPFTFLFPFLPTIILLGGLYFITRKINSSPPNANGGGGGGLGGMFNVGKSRAKLFNKETDIKISFKNVAGCDEAKQEIMEFVHFLKNPGKYTKLGAKIPRGAILSGPPGTGKTLLAKATAGEANVPFLSVSGSEFVEMFVGVGASRVRDLFTQARSMAPSIIFIDEIDAIGKERGKGGALGGANDEREATLNQLLVEMDGFTTSDQVVVLAGTNRPDVLDNALMRPGRFDRHIQIDSPDVNGRQQIYLVHLKRLNLDPLLTDDMNNLSGKLATLTPGFTGADIANACNEAALIAARHNDPYITIHHFEQAIERVIAGLEKKTRVLSKEEKRSVAYHEAGHAVCGWFLKYADPLLKVSIIPRGQGALGYAQYLPPDQYLISEEQFRHRMIMALGGRVSEELHFPSVTSGAHDDFKKVTQMANAMVTSLGMSPKIGYLSFDQNDGNFKVNKPFSNKTARTIDLEVKSIVDDAHRACTELLTKNLDKVDLVAKELLRKEAITREDMIRLLGPRPFKERNEAFEKYLDPKSNTEPPEAPAATN; encoded by the coding sequence atgatgatgtgGCAACGATATGCAAGGGGTGCGCCACGCTCATTGACATCACTCTCATTTGGTAAAGCTAGCCGCATATCAACAGTGAAGCCAGTGCTTCGCTCGCGCATGCCAGTTCACCAGCGTTTGCAGACGTTATCTGGTCTGGCAACCAGAAACACAATACACCGTTCTACCCAAATACGTTCCTTCCATATCTCATGGACAAGGTTAAATGAAAATAGGCCAAACAAAGAGGGTGAGGGCAAGAACAATGGtaataaagataataatagcaataaagaagatggcaaagacaaaagaaatgagTTTGGTTCATTATCAGAATACTTCAGATCTAAGGAATTTGCTAATACGATGTTTTTGACCATCGGATTCACAATTATATTTACTTTGCTCACACCTTCCAGTAACAACTCAGGAGACGACTCTAACCGCGTCTTGACTTTCCAGGatttcaaaacaaaataccTGGAGAAGGGTCTTGTGTCCAAGATTTACGTCGTTAATAAGTTTCTCGTAGAGGCCGAATTAGTCAATACAAAGCAAGTTGTATCGTTCACCATTGGTTCAGTAGATATTTTTGAGGAACAGATGGACCAGATCCAGGACCTCTTGAACATTCCTCCTCGGGATCGTATCCCCATCAAATACATTGAGAGATCTTCTCCCTTCACATTTTTGTTCCCCTTCCTGCCCACCATCATTCTGCTTGGTGGCCTTTACTTCATAAccagaaaaataaatagttCACCACCAAATGCCAATGGTGGTGGTGGAGGAGGCCTCGGCGGCATGTTTAATGTTGGAAAATCCAGAGCAAAGCTCTTCAATAAGGAAACAGAcattaaaatttcatttaaaAATGTTGCCGGTTGTGATGAAGCTAAACAGGAAATCATGGAATTTGTTcactttttgaagaaccCAGGTAAGTACACTAAATTGGGTGCCAAGATTCCACGAGGCGCTATTCTTTCTGGACCCCCAGGTACCGGTAAGACTCTCTTGGCCAAGGCCACCGCAGGTGAGGCGAACGTGCCCTTCTTGTCAGTATCAGGTTCTGAGTTCGTCGAAATGTTCGTTGGGGTGGGTGCTTCACGTGTAAGAGACTTGTTTACTCAAGCAAGGTCTATGGCCCCCTCGATTATCTTTATAGATGAAATTGACGCTATCGGTAAAGAAAGAGGCAAAGGCGGCGCTCTCGGTGGCGCTAACGATGAAAGAGAAGCTACGCTGAATCAATTATTGGTGGAAATGGACGGATTCACTACTTCCGACCAAGTCGTAGTCCTTGCGGGTACAAATAGGCCCGATGTGTTGGATAATGCTTTGATGAGACCGGGAAGGTTCGATAGACATATCCAAATTGATTCTCCTGATGTCAATGGTAGGCAGCAAATATACCTGGTTCACTTGAAAAGACTGAATCTGGATCCCCTTCTTACAGATGATATGAATAATCTTTCTGGGAAATTGGCTACGCTTACTCCAGGTTTTACTGGTGCAGATATCGCTAATGCTTGTAATGAGGCTGCATTAATCGCTGCCAGACATAATGACCCATATATCACTATCCATCACTTTGAGCAAGCCATTGAAAGAGTCATTGCGGGActagagaagaaaacaagagTCCTTTctaaggaagaaaaaaggtCAGTGGCCTATCATGAGGCAGGACATGCCGTTTGTGGTTGGTTTCTAAAATATGCGGATCCACTTCTGAAAGTAAGCATCATCCCGCGTGGACAAGGTGCTTTAGGCTATGCCCAGTACCTACCACCGGATCAATATTTGATATCTGAGGAGCAATTCAGACATAGAATGATCATGGCTCTTGGTGGCCGTGTTTCTGAGGAGCTACATTTTCCATCGGTGACTAGCGGTGCTCATGATGATTTCAAAAAGGTTACACAGATGGCAAATGCCATGGTTACATCCCTAGGAATGTCACCCAAGATTGGCTACCTGTCGTTTGATCAGAATGATGGAAACTTCAAAGTTAACAAACCCTTCAGTAATAAAACGGCAAGAACCATTGATTTAGAAGTTAAATCTATAGTAGATGATGCACACCGAGCTTGTACAGAATTGCTAACCAAAAATTTGGACAAAGTCGATCTTGTCGCAAAAGAATTGCTACGTAAGGAAGCAATTACTAGAGAAGACATGATTAGATTATTGGGTCCAAGGCCATTCAAGGAAAGGAACGAggcttttgaaaaatatttggatCCAAAGAGCAATACCGAACCGCCTGAGGCACCTGCAGCAACAAATTAA
- the SPC25 gene encoding kinetochore-associated Ndc80 complex subunit SPC25 (Component of the kinetochore-associated Ndc80 complex; involved in chromosome segregation, spindle checkpoint activity, and kinetochore clustering; evolutionarily conserved; other members include Ndc80p, Nuf2p, Spc24p, and Spc25p), which yields MASIDAFSDLERRMDGFQKDVAQVLARQQNHARQQLQQFQAEMRQLHNQHQHLIDELQRLATQRTALQQQIHAAQQATNTTREQWRSYHERESELSRRQSTLAAQSRELDSLLQQRGKECVQLRARWAAQSGNDAAEVALYERLLQLRVLPGASDVHDVRFVFGDDSRCWIEVAMHGDHVIGNSHPALDPKSRATLEHVLTVQGDLAAFLVVARDMLLASL from the coding sequence ATGGCCAGCATAGACGCATTTTCGGACCTTGAGCGCCGGATGGACGGGTTCCAAAAGGACGTGGCCCAGGTACTGGCACGTCAGCAAAACCACGCGCGCCAACAGCTGCAACAGTTCCAAGCGGAAATGCGTCAATTACATAACCAACACCAACATCTCATAGATGAACTGCAACGGCTTGCCACCCAGCGCACCGCTCTGCAGCAACAAATACATGCGGCCCAACAAGCTACAAATACCACCAGAGAGCAGTGGAGAAGCTATCACGAGCGTGAATCTGAGTTATCTAGACGGCAGTCGACCTTAGCAGCCCAATCGCGCGAGCTGGACTCGCTGCTGCAACAGCGTGGTAAAGAGTGTGTCCAATTACGCGCACGTTGGGCTGCGCAGTCGGGTAACGATGCCGCAGAGGTCGCACTGTACGAACGGCTGTTGCAGCTTCGTGTACTACCCGGAGCCAGCGATGTGCATGACGTACGTTTCGTATTCGGCGATGATTCACGCTGCTGGATCGAAGTCGCGATGCACGGAGACCACGTGATCGGAAACTCTCACCCGGCGCTGGACCCCAAGAGTCGGGCAACACTTGAGCACGTGCTTACCGTCCAGGGCGACCTCGCGGCATTTTTAGTCGTGGCCCGCGATATGCTTCTGGCATCTTTATAA